From the Lathyrus oleraceus cultivar Zhongwan6 chromosome 4, CAAS_Psat_ZW6_1.0, whole genome shotgun sequence genome, one window contains:
- the LOC127136558 gene encoding zinc finger BED domain-containing protein RICESLEEPER 4 has protein sequence MVMFEMGNVGWIGEEIIFMVIDSIEEAELLVGAKEEELLLSAMMRGEIGGAVRMSYSTSLESLGDSQSPPKDGEECLNVLNPIIDLNANTNEEPLTNESTPTNEVVNEENVESSDVVIQKSKRKKTSLVWDHFKKVELKNGKKWQCIHCKNNYSVVASGSTSHLMRHLKQTCHVYKKLVAQQKKLNFQPAKSKIDEKLSGPLLMNSGGKYDHERQREVTAHWIMMHEHAFSIVEEEGFHFMMKCSNISYEKISRKTLKNDCIVVYEAERKKLKSTLRTVNKICLTTDLWKSQNQKIEYMVLTGHFIDADWVLQKRILSFVHVPPPQRGVDIADAIFKCLKD, from the exons ATGGTGATGTTTGAGATGGGGAATGTGGGGTGGATAGGAGAGGAAATAATTTTCATGGTGATAGATTCAATAGAAGAGGCGGAACTTTTGGTAGGAGCAAAAGAGGAGGAGTTGTTGTTGTCGGCCATGATGAGGGGGGAGATTGGAGGTGCTGTTAGG ATGTCATACAGTACCTCACTTGAATCATTAGGAGATTCACAATCACCACCAAAAGATGGAGAAGAGTGTTTAAATGTATTGAATCCTATCATTGATTTAAATGCAAATACTAATGAAGAACCACTAACAAATGAATCAACACCGACAAATGAAGTTgtgaatgaagaaaatgttgagagcagtGACGTTGTTATTCAAAAGTCCAAGAGGAAGAAAACTTCTCTAGTTTGGGATCACTTCAAAAAAGTGGAATTAAAGAATGGAAAAAAATGGCAATGTATACACTGTAAAAACAATTATTCTGTTGTTGCTAGTGGATCAACCAGTCATTTGATGAGGCATTTAAAACAAACATGTCATGTTTACAAGAAGCTAGTAGCAcaacaaaaaaaattaaacttTCAGCCAGCAAAAAGCAAGATTGATGAGAAGCTTTCTGGACCACTACTAATGAATTCAGGAGGTAAATATGACCATGAAAGACAACGAGAAGTCACCGCACATTGGATTATGATGCATGAACATGCATTTAGTATTGTTGAGGAAGAAGGTTTTCATTTTATGATGAAGTGTTCTAATATTTCATATGAGAAAATTAGTCGGAAGACATTGAAGAATGATTGTATTGTTGTTTATGAAGCTGAAAGAAAAAAGTTGAAGTCTACTTTAAGGACAGTAAATAAGATTTGTTTGACCACTGATTTATGGAAGTCACAAAATCAGAAGATAGAATACATGGTGTTAACTGGTCATTTCATTGATGCTGACTGGGTTTTGCAGAAACGCATTCTTAGTTTTGTTCATGTTCCTCCTCCTCAGCGTGGtgttgatattgctgatgctATCTTCAAATGTCTTAAAGATTGA